ATCGAGGAACGACTTCGGCAGGCCCACGTCCAACACCACGCGCCCCGAGCCATCGGGGAGGATCCAGATCTCCTGGAGGAGATCGAAGCAGCCGGTCAGCGTGAGCAGCACCAGCGGGGCGAGCAGCCACCGCAGGCGCGGGGGAGGACGGACGGTCGGTGAGGTCATGGCACCCATGACCTCCCTATCTATCACCTTGCCTCAGGTCTCGAGCCTGAGCGCGGCATGGGCCGCGGCCAGGCGCGCGATGGGCACCCGGTAGGGCGAGCACGACACGTAGTCCAGCCCGATGCGGTGGCAGAAGGCGATCGTCTTGGGGTCTCCGCCGTGCTCGCCGCAGATGCCGATGTTCAGCTTCGGCCGCGTCCCCCGGCCCAGCTTCACCGCCATCTCCATGAGCACCCCCACGCCCCGCTGATCAATCGTGGCGAAGGGATTCTCCGGGAGGATGCGCTTCTGGAGGTACTCGCCGAGGAAGCCCGTCTCCGCGTCATCCCGCGAGATGCCGTAGGTCGTCTGCGTGAGGTCGTTCGTCCCGAACGAGAAGAACTCGGCGTCCTGGGCGATCTGGTCCGCGGTGAGCGCGGCCCGGGGGATCTCGATCATCGTCCCGAACTGGTACGCCACCTTCACGCGCTGCTCCTTCATCACCGCGCGGGCCTCGCTCTCGAGCAGCTCCTTCTCCACGCGCAGCTCGTTGCTGTGCGCGATGAGCGGAATCATCACCTTGGGGAAGACGCGCACGCCCTCCCGGGTGCACTGGCACGCGGCCTCGAAGATGGCCCGCACCTGCATGCGGACGAGCGCCGGCAGGTGGATGCCCAGCCGCACCCCGCGCAGGCCAAGCATGGGGTTGGTCTCGCGCATCGACTCCACCGCCTCCAGCAGGCGCCGCTTCTGGGCGAGCCGCTCCTCCAGCCCCTTCGCCTCGGGCTTGCCCTTCAGCAGCTCCAGCCGGGTCTCCAGCGCGGTGACGTCGTGCAGCAGCTCGTCGTGGCTGGGGAGGAACTCGTGCAGGGGCGGGTCGATGAGGCGGATGGTGACGGGCTGTCCCTTCATCGTCCGGAACAGCCCGAGGAAGTCCTCGCGCTGGAAGGGGAGCAGCGTCGCGAGCGCCTCGTCCCGCTCCGCGTCGCTCCGGGCGAGAATCATCCGCTGCACGTGGGGCAGGCGGTCCGTCTCGAAGAACATGTGCTCGGTGCGGCACAGGCCGATGCCCTCGGCGCCCAGCTCCCGGGCCCGCTCGGCGTCACGCGGATAGTCCGCGTTCGCGTACACGCCCATCTCACGGAAGCCGTCCGCCCACCGCAGCAGCTCGAGGATGTGCGGGTCCTTCAGGTCCGGGATGACGGTCTCCAGCTTGCCCGCGAAGAGCTCGCCGGTGGTGCCGTCGATGGAGACGGTGTCCCCCTCGCGCAGGACGCGCCCGGCGATGGTGAGCTGCCGCTTCTCGCAGTCCACCTCCATGGCCGAGACGCCCACCACCGCGGGCTTGCCGAACTGCCGTGCCACCAGCGCGGCGTGGCTGGTGCGCCCGCCCCGGCTGGTGAGGATGCCCTGCGCCGCGAGCATGCCGTGCACGTCGTCCGGCTTCGTCTCGGGGCGCACCATGACGACGGCCTTCTTCTCCTCCTTGCTCCAGCGCTCGGCGGTGTCGGCGTCCAGGGCCACCACGCCACTGGCCGCGCCCGGCGACACGTTCAACCCGGTGGCCAGCAGGTCCCCCCGCTCCCGGGCCGCCTTCTTTTCGGCCGGGGCGAACTGGGGGTGCAGGAAGAAGTCGATCTGCTCCGGCTTCACCCGCAACACGGCCTCCTGGCGGGAGATGCGCTTCTCCCAGGCCAGCTCCACCGCGATGCGCACCGCCGCCTGCGCCGTGCGCTTGGCATCCCGCGTCTGCAGCATCCACAGCTTGCCCTGCTCGATGGTGAACTCGACGTCCTGCACGTCGCGGAAGTGCCGCTCGAGCTTCTCGCAGTAGCGCTCCAACTGGGCGTAGAGCTTGGGGTGCAGCTCCTTCAGCGCGGAGATGCGCAGCGTGGGGCGCGTGCCCGAGACCACGTCCTCGCCCTGGGCATTGGAGAGGTAGTCGCCCTCCATCTCCCGCTCGCCCGTGGACACGTTGCGCGTCGTCACCACGCCGGTGCCCGAGTCCTCGCCCCGGTTGCCGAACACCATGGTGACGATGTTGACGGCCGTGCCCAGGTCATGCGCGATGCCGGCCGCGTTGCGGTAGTCCACCGCGCGCTTGCCATTCCAGCTGCGGAACACCGCCTCGGTGGCCAGCCGCAGCTGCTCGATGGGCTCCTGGGGGAAGTCCCGCCCGCTCTTCTCTCGGATGAGGCGCTGGAAGGACTGGGTGATGGCCTTCAAGTCCTCGGCGGGCAGCGCCGCGTCGTTCTCCAGGCCGCGCTGGCGCCGGTACTCCTCCAGCACATGCTCGAAGGGCTCGTCGGGCAGGTCCAGCACCACCGTGCCGAACATCTGCACCAGGCGCCGGTAGGCGTCATAGGCGAAGCGCGCATCCCCCGTCTCGGCGGCGAGGCCCTCCACCACCGCGTTGTTCAACCCGAGGTTGAGGAGGGTGTCCATCATCCCGGGCATGGAGAAGCGCGCGCCGGAGCGGCAGGACACGAGCAGGGCGTTGTCCGGGTCTCCGAAGGAGCGGCCCGCGCGCTTCTCCAGCTTGCGCAGCGCCGCGAGCGCCTGCTCCCAGAGGCCCTGGGGGAACTGGTTGCCCGCGGCGAGGAAGGCGTTGCAGGCCCGGGTGGTGACGATGAAGCCGGGCGGCACGGGCAGCCCGATGCGCGTCATCTCGGCGAGGTTGGCCCCCTTGCCGCCCAGCAGCTCCTTCATGTCCCCGCGGCCCTCGTCGAAGAGGTACACCCACTTCTCCCGCGAGGCCTTGGCGGCGCGGGAGGCCTTGGCGGCGCGGGAGGCCTTGGAGACGCGGGGCTCGGGGCGGGTGCGGCGGCGATTCTTGGTGAGCGGAGTCTTCCGGGCGCGGCGGGGCATGGTGAGCAACTCCGAGAGAGGGCGTGGGAAACCACGCAACGGGAGTCGCAGCACGTGCCGTGCCAGCTGTACTTCAGGGCGAGCAACCGTCGCCCGGCGCGCAATTCCTGCGGCCCCCGCTCTCCAAGCTGGGGGCGCGCCATCCGAGGGCGCAAGCTTTGCCTGCTCCCTCGGAACCTGGAGCTCCCACTACTTGCCCTTGCTGTACTCCCGGCTGGCGATGACGCCCTGCACCTCGGCCAGTGCGCGAGCCCCCGAGGCCGACTCCAGCGCCTTCTCGGCGATGGCCTGCACCTGACGCTTGGCCTCGTTCAGCTCCGTCTGCAGCGAGAGGATGGCCTGCGCCTGCTTGGCGTTGTTCTCCTTCAAGGAGGCAATCTCCATGCTGGCCACGCGCTGCGCCGTCTCGGCGTCCTTCTGCGCGAGCGTGAACTTCATCTCCCAGTCGGACTTCACCTGGTTGCTCGCGATGGCCGCCGCCGCGCCCGTCTCCTTCTTCAGCACCGCCGGGAAGTCCGCCACCTGCTTGCGCAGCTCCTCCAGCTCCTTCTCGCGCAGCTTGAGCGCCTCCTCGCGCACCGCCCACTCCTTCTCCAGCTTCTCCTTGCGGTCACGCTCGGCGGCGGACTGCACCCGCATCTGCTCGGCGAAGGCGTCCTGCTCCTTCTTGCGCGAGAGCTGCATGGCGTAGGTGTACTCCTCCTCCGCCCGCTTGCGCGCCACCTCGAGCGCGTCCCGCTCGGCCGCCAGATCCTGGGCGAACTTCGTGCGTGTGTCGGCCAGCTCCTTCTGCAGCCGCTCCATCTCCGCCTGCAACTCCTCCTTCTTGCGGTCGTACTCGGCCACCAGCACGTCGATGGCGCTCGCGGCGATGTCCTGGCCGTGCAGGGCCGTGAGCTCCTCCGTCTTGAGCTTGATGGCCTCGTCGAGCTGCTTGAGCTCCTCCACCAGCGCCATCACCTGCTCGTTGATGCCGGCCAGGGTGCGGTTGATGGTGAGGCCCGCCTCGGTGACCTTCTTCACCGCGGACTCCGCCGTGAGGCCGGAGACATCCGTCAGCACGCTCTTGGCGTGGGTGGTGCGCGCCTCCTGCTCCTTGACCGAGACCACGGGCTTGTTGCGGTTCTTCCGGGCCAGCTCCTCGAAGGCGGCCTTGGTCTGCTCGGTGGTGCGGTTGCGGGAGGAGGCCTTGCGGGCGGCGGTGCGAGTAGCCATGTGTGTGATGCTCCAGGTTGGGTCCGGGCCCTCTCAGGTAGGGCCCAGGTGTGGCGGTGGGAGTGCTCGGCCCCCTCTCGGGCGGCCATGCGTAAGAAATACCCAATGGGTCTGACATTCCGCGGGCTCCGGAGAGGCTCCCGGAGGAGGTTTTCCGCACCAGACCTGGGATGTCAGACCCACCCCTCCACGCAACCTGGCGGGTACGGTATGAAATGGCCTACGCGCGGGTGCGTGGAAGGAGGCTCGGATGAGGCTGCGGACAGGGCTGGCGGTGGGCGTGATGCTGGGGGCGGGCGTGGGCGTGGCGGGCTCGCGTTCCGTGTTGCGCGAGGAGGCCCGCGTGAAGGTGGACGGCGTCACCGAGCGCTGGCGGCTCGAGTGGCGGACGCCTCCGGAGCTGGGCTGCTTCGAGACGGGAGGCGTGTCGTGTCCCTGCGAGGGCTTCGCGCAGGGCGAGCGCGGCGAGTTGGAGCTCGTGCGCGCGCGTCCGGGCAGGCCCGCGGAGCGTCTCCCGCTCACGCCGCTGTTCGGCCCCTCCGCGCCGGGCGAGGCGCCACCCCAGGCGCTGTTGCGCGGCTGGAAGCCGGCCAGCGATGACGAATATCTCGACCCCGACGAGCGGCTCCGGGTGCTCCAGCGCCGCAAGCGCGTGCGGGCGATGGTGCTCGGGGACTACGACCATGACGGACAGGCGCGCGAGTTCGTGCTGCAGACGCAGGCCTACGGGTGCGGCCTGCGCGAGGCGGTGCTCATCGGCGTCGACCGGCGGGATGGACGCGTGCGGGCGCTGGGCACCGCCGAGCATCCCGACACGCCCCTCGTGCTGGAGCCGGAGACCTGGGCGTTGCTGCGGGGCTCGGCGCGAATCGAGTCGGTCGAGACGCCGTGTGGGGACCACGGCAGCGAGCTGGAGCGGGTGCTGCGGGTGCACGCCGACGAGAAGGGACTGCACGCCACCAGCGAGCTCTACCAGTGCACCGACACGGGGCGCGGCGCCCTGGACTCGAGCGAGG
The sequence above is drawn from the Archangium gephyra genome and encodes:
- the ppdK gene encoding pyruvate, phosphate dikinase; this translates as MPRRARKTPLTKNRRRTRPEPRVSKASRAAKASRAAKASREKWVYLFDEGRGDMKELLGGKGANLAEMTRIGLPVPPGFIVTTRACNAFLAAGNQFPQGLWEQALAALRKLEKRAGRSFGDPDNALLVSCRSGARFSMPGMMDTLLNLGLNNAVVEGLAAETGDARFAYDAYRRLVQMFGTVVLDLPDEPFEHVLEEYRRQRGLENDAALPAEDLKAITQSFQRLIREKSGRDFPQEPIEQLRLATEAVFRSWNGKRAVDYRNAAGIAHDLGTAVNIVTMVFGNRGEDSGTGVVTTRNVSTGEREMEGDYLSNAQGEDVVSGTRPTLRISALKELHPKLYAQLERYCEKLERHFRDVQDVEFTIEQGKLWMLQTRDAKRTAQAAVRIAVELAWEKRISRQEAVLRVKPEQIDFFLHPQFAPAEKKAARERGDLLATGLNVSPGAASGVVALDADTAERWSKEEKKAVVMVRPETKPDDVHGMLAAQGILTSRGGRTSHAALVARQFGKPAVVGVSAMEVDCEKRQLTIAGRVLREGDTVSIDGTTGELFAGKLETVIPDLKDPHILELLRWADGFREMGVYANADYPRDAERARELGAEGIGLCRTEHMFFETDRLPHVQRMILARSDAERDEALATLLPFQREDFLGLFRTMKGQPVTIRLIDPPLHEFLPSHDELLHDVTALETRLELLKGKPEAKGLEERLAQKRRLLEAVESMRETNPMLGLRGVRLGIHLPALVRMQVRAIFEAACQCTREGVRVFPKVMIPLIAHSNELRVEKELLESEARAVMKEQRVKVAYQFGTMIEIPRAALTADQIAQDAEFFSFGTNDLTQTTYGISRDDAETGFLGEYLQKRILPENPFATIDQRGVGVLMEMAVKLGRGTRPKLNIGICGEHGGDPKTIAFCHRIGLDYVSCSPYRVPIARLAAAHAALRLET